The region TTCACTGTGCTGCAGTAAATCCTGAGAGCTCAGAGAAGGCACCAGGGAAGAGGCAGAGCAAGTGGTTCCTTGGAGAAACGTGATGATTTGGGcagtgaaaagagagaaggtCCTATGTGAGGCTCAGAGGCACCTGCTGGCTGGATATTGACAAGAGTGTTAGGCAAACACGTCCCacccacagaagaaaaagaaatgtatttttccttcAGGCAAGGTTTACTCCAGAAGTGTTTGAgagggagaaaacacacacacacacacacacacacacacacacacacacacacacacacacatttacaattCCATTTGGTCTACCAGGTAATAATGTGTGGCCAGGACAGATGGGGCTGAAATCTCCAAGGACAGCCTGAATAGGGGCAGTACAGGACAAAGACGGGGCCCCTACGAGTTCCTAAGCAATTGTCACTACTCAGCTCTCAGGCCCCATGAGCCTTAGCTTAAAAGCCTTTATTTAGCTCCCTGGCTCCAGCCCACTTTTTCCCCAATTTCTCTTTGGGGACCCTATGCCCTGAGCCATAGCTCCATAGCTTTCGtttgtttcagtttctctctctctctctctctctctctctctctctctctctctctctctctctggtttttgttgtctctttgagacagagtctcactatgtaccctggctgtcctggagctcactgtgtagaccaggttgacttcagtcttcctggctctgcctccgcAATGtggggactaaaggtgtgcaccaccacactgccACATCTGAGCTTTGAGAACAGGATTGTGGGGACCAGGATGGAACCTTCTCTCCCTCACCTGACCTGACTAGGCCACCGATCCTCCCTGCAGCTCCCCAATCATCTGCTTGCTTTCCATTCTTGCACAGGAATTGAGTGTACTGTATCATTTGTCCCTCTCTGTTTTAGGGGAGCTCTAGGCTGCCCCTGGCCCTGTACAGCCCTCCATGTCTTCCCTCCATGTCTTCCTCTGCCGTTCCTGGCTGTTCTCTCCTCCGTCAGGAGGCTTCGGCCATTCTGACCTTTCGTGTGCCTCATATGAGGTAGAAAGTGTCCCCTCCTGTAATATTCTCACTTTGGTTTGTGGGGCGAGGGCGGCTCCTTTCTTCATCCCTCATCATGGATATCTCTTTCTTGCAAAAGCTTGGACCAGGGTGTGATGTCAGAGTAGGTGACAGAGCATCATCAGAAGACTTGTTAAAAAGAGAATGGGGTGCGGGTTCCTGACAGACTCACAGCCCTGAGGGTAAGGAACGTGGGGGCCGTGTATGTTAGGCCAACACTCTGCTGCGGTGAGCTACTTTCCCAGTTCttgttatttttgaggcagagttttatTGTGTAGCGCACATTGACCTTGAACAGACAATTGCAAATGTGGGGGTTGTGAGTGGTACCACTTTGTCTGTGATATTTTTTGTTTGCCTGAGCTTTTGTTTCACATTTAAGGGCTAAGTACAGTAGCCCAGACATAAAATCTTATCACCTAGAAGACTGAAGCCAAGGGAGAATTCAAGTTCAGCTgtagtgaaactttgtctcaaaagcaaacaagccaggtgtagtgCCTGGGCCTGTAATCACAAAACTCCAAGAGGCAGGACTGCCACAGTTTTGAGGCaggtctggtctacatagcaaattctggGCCAGCCAATACACTACAGTGagagtttatttttagaaaaatacaacaccaaggccaggcatggtggctcacgcctttaatcccagcactcaggaggctgaggcaggtggattgctgtgagttcgaggccagcctggtctacaaagtgagtctaggacagccaacgctacacagagaaaccctgtctcaaaaaaccaaaacaaaaagaaaaaaaaaatcaaaatcaataaaaaggtgttttaaaaagtaaaataaaatagccaaaccACTCATTCCACAGTTTATATCCTGGATGTCAACAAACTAGAATACAAAAATCCTGGCAAAATGGCAtacgcttttaaccccagcactcgtgggaggcagaggcgggtgatCTCTGAATTGAAGGCAGTCtacagggagttccagggcagtcagggctacacagagaaaccctgctcttgaaaaaacccaaccaaccaaaacaaaacaaaaggaggaggagcagaaggaggaggaggagcaggaggaggagtgggaggaggaggaacaggaagaggagggggaacaggaagaggaggaggagcaggaggagcaggaggagaaagaggggctggagagacggctcagcagttaagaacactggctgttcttctgaaggactcaggttcaatttccagcacccacatggcagctcacaactgtctgtaattcctgatCCAGGGGGAATCTGACACCATCAttcagatatacatgcaggcaaagcactgacatacataaaataaaaataataaattttagaagagggagagagagaaagagagagagagagagagagagagagagagagagagagagagagagagagagagagagagatctttccTGCCTTCTAGGTAGCTTCTCTGGGGGTttctggggtttgttgttgttgttgttgttgtttgtttttttgtttttttgtcagaATGGCAGTGGTGACCTCAGCGGTGCCTGGCAGCTCACCCACGTGGTCAGTGACGGTGATGAAAATGAGTGTGCCAGCCATATCCTGGGAAGCATGTCCCACCCCTCCCAGATGACTTTAGAGGGGGACATCGGAGGAAACACCAGACCTGAAAAGTCCAGTCTGGGATCCAGCCAGAAAAATCATGTTGGctaagaaagaagggaggagttAGAGATATCTATCTGGTCCTGTCCACAGGAGCCCAGTGCCACAGGGCCCTGCTCCGCCCTGGCAGTCAAGGCTCTGCCTTGCTCACTCGCAAATTCTTTGTCGCCTCACATCTGTCACTGTAGTCCAAGCACCTGTCCCATCATGCTTCATGCTTTTCACTTCTGACTGTTGTGGAGGAAAGCTgcaaccccccgcccccatcagCTGTTCTTATTTCTGTGTCTATAAATTTGACAATGCTGCACATTCCTGAAAGGTGAAAACTGATCTTCATCTCTCTAGGTCCCCTGCAAGACCTACCCAGGGCAGATGAAGAATCAATATGCAGTGACATAGTGTCAGGCAGACATACATAGTCATTCTCTCCTAGGGACCCAGCTCTGGACTCACTCCCTGCCTCTCATTCCTCCTATTggtccccctcccttttcctgaACTTTTGCTGCTGTGTCTTGAGGCCCCTCCCCCATACCCTGAAGCCTGGGCATTGATTCTCTAAGTTTAGTACAGTGCTGGTCACACAACTGATTGGTTGTTGGAAGACCTCCTCCGTCCTGCTCGAGTCTCTAAGGTACATACAAATGggtcagggggggaaaaaaaagcagagttCAAGGGATGAGGGGCTGATTTAGCACTCTGCCTTGTAAATTCCGGGGCCCATTGCTTGTCTTTTCCTTAGACTATGGTTCCATTTCCCACTTCTGATCCTTTTATAGCCCTGAAGCCCTAAAATATTGGCAAGGGTAGATGAAAGATGATCCCCCTCTCTCCTAAGACTCCCCAGCTATTGAATTCCCCTAAGCATACTGGCTCTGTCTCACACCTTAAATGGTTCCTGTTGTCCTCAGTACTCCCCACCCAAGCCATCCCTTGGCCCCACACCCACCTTCGATGGGGGAGTTGATGAGTATGACTCGGCCCATGGGTGATGAGGCTCGGATTCCGCGGGGGGGCCCATTCAGCAGGCGCTGCTGCTTCCTCAGCAGGTATCGTGTTGCTGTGGAGCCTGAGTCGCTGCCCAGGTGTCCTCGGGAGGAGAGGGAGCTCAGGGAGCCAGAGCTGAGTTCTCCTAGACCCAAAGGGTCAAAGCCCACTGTGAAACCACGTGCCATggtgaggaggctggggcagagctCTACAGACACAGATGGAGTCTTCTCGTCCTCCAAGGGTTGGCTCTTGGTGTTCCAGGCTCCATGAGCTTTCTCTGTAGGGTTGGAATTGGTGAGGCAGATCTCTCGGAGTCGGGGGGAAAAATGTTTCTCTGGGCACCTTTTTCTTGAAAGTCTGCAAGACAGAACAGCTGATCCCAGGGCACCAGGAAAAGAGTCTTTCTGATGTGCCCTCACTCTGAATGCTTCTTAGGAGTACGGGTGCCGAATCTGTGTAGGGAGAACAGGGTTTGGGGGAGAGGTATGAGTGCTGTCCTATATCTCCAGTACTTCCACACTGCCCCCTGACTTGAGCATCCTGCCCTTTTATATCCTTGGGCCACTCACCTCTCCCACCCTGGGCCAGAGGAGATCCTCCCAGTTCCGTAGCATCTTAGATTTGGGGAGCTATTTCTTACAAGGCCATTGAGGATCTCTCCTTCACCCCTCAACTGCTGCTCTCAACTGAGTCATCTACCCAGTCCCCAGTCCTCAGCTGAGGTTCAGTGAGAGGAGATGGGGTTGCAGCAGACTCTTGAACTttaaacagaatgagaaaaatgggTGTCGCGACAGTTTATTGCAGTATCTTTcctatgtatatgcatatgggtAGGGGCTAGCTTCCGGGGCAGACTTCAGGACCCGggacagctgcagcccagctgGCCCCCACTACCACTCCCCAGGTGACCTCCAAGCTCCCGGCTGCAGCATGGGTCTAAAATCGCTGCAAGACCCTATTCCATGACTGGGTGATCTTCTGGAGAGAACCCCACAAATCGCTAATGCAAGTCAGGGGCCACGCCCTCCAAAGCATCTCTgtgaccctccccccacccccccaacagaCTCCTCATGTAAGCCCTACTGCTCTGTTACCTGTAGGACTCGGTCCCCTCACCTGGTCGCTTTTGCCTGGATCTTGGTCGCCCGCCGGCCGGCGCAGGACACTGAAGTAGCTAAGGACCCCGCCCACGCTTGGTGCAGCAGCCGGAATAGGGCGGGCCTGAGCGATCCTGGGATGCCATTGGCTGCTGAGACGGCCAGTCATTCTCTTCTGGCACCTTTAGTAGCCCGTCCGGGTTGCAGCTCCTTACCTGCCTGATACCTCTGGGCTCTGCCTTCCCCAATTCTGAACCTCACTGGTCGTTAGAGCTTAGGGCTTGGCTCTGGAGCCTCCGTTGGCGACCAGAATCACGTCTTCTCCAGGTCACGCTAGCATCCGGGGCTCATGAAATTGCCACCCCTTTCGTAGACACTCGTGAGGTCTCTGTGAGAGAATGTCGCAAGCGAAAGAACTGAACGAGAGCCTGAGATAAGCAGGAACGAAAGTTGGAGTCTAGGTGTGCAGTGGCCGTGCTCTGGGTGCTAatggaggaggggtgtgtgtgtactacCATCTTCACCttctgagtagaaaaaaaaaatccttctttgGGCGGCCTGTCCTGCAAAGTCAGCAAGACAGAGCAGCTGATTCCTGGACACTAGGAAAAGAGGAATCTTTCTGATGCGCCTgcgtggatgcaggcagagatTACCGGAGACTCTGGTCGTGCACATGCCAGCGACTGGAGCTTCGGTCTGTGCACGGAGATGGTGTTGGAGGCTCGAGGAAACTGCTGGCACAGTGGAGCTGGGGGTTGAATGGGGAAGAGGGCTGGGGACACATAAGGGGCATAGGCACCACAGGAATGTGGATGGGAAGGGATGCGAATGATGAGGGTCTGGAAGAGGAGCCCATAGGTTCGGGAGTAGCAGACCAGGGGACCAAGTAGGCAGAGGCCATTGCCAAGGCAGCCATCAAGTAAACAAGCAGTAACCCGAGTCCCTCTGGGCGGCGCACCATCAGAGGCCCGCCCTCCACGCAGCTCATCCGCGCCCGGTGCACCTAGACTGGGTGCTGCCGGGTCGGGTGCCTCCTGAGGCAAGCCGAGGAACTGCAAGTGAAGGAGCAAAGTGGAGGCggctcctccctttctctctctttctggttgGGAAGGCTGCCAGAACTGCTTCCCACGACTGGGTCGGGTTTGGTCTCGACGGCCTGGTCTGGGGGAGTCACTCCATATGATAGCCATTGCCCCGAAACTCTGCcaagaggggggtggggtgggttgggcTAAAGAGCTTAGGGAGCCCCCGCCTTTCCCTGCTGTTTAGCGTCACGCGTGACGTCCGGGTGATGGCTAGGAGGAAAGCTGAGTGCAGTGAGGAAGGCGGGTCTGAGAGCTGCTAGAGCCTGAAAAACCCCGGAAAGCGTGAGTGCTTGCTACCTCAGGAATCAGCACCGTGCAGGGTGAGGGCTTAGGGTCTGAGGAGGAGGCTCGCCTTGAAAGGCGCGCTCTCTCTCTCGTGGAGATTCTATATTGCGAGGTTTGTTAGGATCTGTAGGACACAAGGAGGGGTTGGTTGGGTGAGGCTGTGTGTGGGCAAACTTTTAAATGTCTGCAgctggtaggtgtgtgtgtgtgtgtgtgtgtgtgtgtgtgtgtgtgtgtgtgtaaaacggTATTCTGGCTAGCTGGCTAGTGTATACAGTGTGGATTTAACCTGTTTGTGTGCCGGGGAGGGAGTGCCTGTCTTTGTGTATGAGCATGCGAGAATTGGGTGGGGGCGGTGTCTTCTgtgagggaggaagtggggtTGGAAGGGTTTAGTCACTCTGCAAGATTTTTGTCTAGCACAACCAGATGATTGCTCCCGGCATTCCTTTTTGTGCTGGGTGGAGGCGCATCCACCCAATCTTGCCCTTTCCTGAGGTAGACAGGGTCAGAGAGACTTGGATGCGTGTCTGTGTAGCCCTATTCAACCAAGGGAACCAGGGACAGCCCCGGGGAATTGTGCATCTTCATGTACTCACAAATGGCTGCCATCTGAGTGCTCTGTTAAAGATCTGGTACCTGTCAGCCCTCAGGTGGCTAATGGCCCTGGTCTCCTCCAATCAGGGGCTTGAGTGTGGGATGCCTTTTGTCATTTTCCCAAACAAGgttggaagtcttttttttttttttttttttaaatctaggtcTTGGAGCAGCTGAGCCCTGAAGCTGAAATGGGCTTGTGTGTGTTACCCATATTCTATGCTCCTACAGCGGGAGCTCAAGATAGCTGCCCTGGGTTTAGCTACTGCTGGTGAATCAACCACATACATGCACCCCTCAGCGTGCAAAGTCTGCACcaggtcacagcatgaggaaagcTATGTATTCACAGTTCTggtctctcctccccctcctcagtgGCCTTAGGTGCCTAGGAAacaactcctcccccacccttgCTTACAGGATCCGGAGTCACCTTGAGGCTCTTGCAAAGACTGGTGATAGTTCCTAAGACCAGGGCAGAGCCACCAAAGTCCCCCCTGCCCCAAGTGAGGTCCTTGGACCTGATTCCTATTCTTGCTGCCTTGCAGAAGATGGGTGACTTGCCCTTAAATATTAACATCCGTGAGCCTCGATGGGACCAAAGCACATTCTTAGGCAGAGCCCGGCACTTCTTCACGGTTACCGATCCTCGAAATCTGCTGCTGTCCGGGGAACAGCTGGAAGCTTCCCGCAACATTGTGCAGAATTACAGGtgaaccccctccccccgccgccTCAAATCCCACGACTGCGCCACAGCACTTTAGCGGAAAGGATTTGAGGATGTTTGGGTTGAGGAAGACAGCCCTGCTGTTCACAGATCTTCTGTACCGACcattcccggggggggggggcgggggctgtcTACTCTGCAAGGACaacgggggaggggaggggggcaaagGAAAGTCTCGCACAGATAGAAAGGCAATCCAGTCATTTCAAACCCATTGAAAAGCCACCATCACTGTGATGACCCAGGAGAAAAAGAGGGGCCACCAAGGATGTAGAAATAGGAGAGCATACGTAGGAGAGTATGAGAAGCTTTGACCTCCCCAAGGGACAGAGAGCACCTTTACTCAAGTTCCTGGTCCTTTGCCCAGAGTTCCCTgaggcaagaagcagagacaggaagggcaGGTCTGACCCCTACAACAGCCTGCTGTTTCCTTGCCAATTTCTACAGGGCTGGTGTGGCAACTCCAGGCCTCACGGAGGACCAGCTGTGGAGAGCCAAGTATGTGTATGACTCAGCATTCCATCCGGACACAGGGGAGAAGGTGGTCTTGATTGGCCGCATGTCAGCCCAGGTGCCCATGAATATGACCATTACTGGCTGCATGCTTACCTTCTACAGGTAAATCTCACCTCCTGTCCCCTTCCTGAGTGTTATGTCCCATAGTGTGGCTGGATGGTAAGAAGTCTCCCTTCTGCACTCTTTTGAGTAAAGGACAAtggaaaaatatgtgaaaattctttccatttctcaAAAGCCAGCTTCCATTTGTTTACACAAATGTCCGCAAGGGCAAGGAGGCCATGTTTGCGGGTGGAGGGAATCGCTTAAGTCCCACTTGAGGAGTTAAGGGATTTTGAGGGTTTTAATATTGGGGAATTCAAGGGTGGGGAAATACTGTGGAGGGACAAATATAAGCAGTCTGTCTTTGTACCCTCAGGAAGACCCCGACTGTGGTGTTCTGGCAGTGGGTGAACCAGTCCTTCAATGCTATTGTGAATTACTCCAATCGCAGTGGAGATGCTCCCATCACTGTGCGGTGAGAGCCCCCATTCTCCAGATGCTCCTGGTCCTTGTGGACCCCTATACTAGGGGCTCAGCTCTCCTTTCAACTGCAAGTTCACCTACCACCCAAGGACACTCAGTCCTTTGTAGCTTTGGGGATCCACTTCCCTTTTAAAGAAaggtggcggcggggggggggggggcggttcccAGAAACTTAcactggggcaggggagggttgTCAATGAGGCTACCGTCTGCCGCCACCTGCATGGGAAACATGGAATGTCCCTAAAGGAAATGCACGCCAAACTCTTCATCTCTCCCTGTGACCTGGCCTTTTCCTCTGCAGGCAGTTGGGAACAGCCTATGTAAGTGCCACCACCGGGGCTGTGGCCACTGCTCTTGGACTCAAGTCTCTCACCAAGGTAAAGTCTCTTTACCACTCctttactcttcttcttcttcttcttcttcttcttcttcttcttcttcttcttcttcttcttcttcttcttccccttcttcttccctgtTACCCTCTCAAGAGGCTCCCCTTATCCACCCTGAGTtcccctacctacccacccatgGTCCTCAGAGCCACTGACCACCGCCTTTCCTCCCCCAGCACCTACCCCCTCTAGTCGGCCGGTTTGTGCCCTTTgcagctgtggctgctgccaACTGCATCAACATTCCCTTGAtgaggcagaggtgagtggcCCTGGCTCCTGGCACAGGGATGTCCAGAGCATACATGGTATGCCCTCTGCTCCTGCAGACCAGCCAGGCATAGGGATATCACTGATGTGAGCTGCTGGGCCCTGGCTTATGCTGACCCTGTGTTTGAGAACAATCAAGTATGAGAACTTGCCCCCTGAGGTGTGGCCAGACTAAAGGGTGCAGGCAGACACAAGGTTTTGTAGGGGGCATTTTACTGGGAACTTGCTGATTGGGCTGTGGTGTTGGGCAGCAGCAACATCGTATCCCCGGGGCCTTAAGTGAGAAGAGGTGGTGTAGATGAAAGTCAGGATGGAAGTGACTTTCAATTAACAAAAATGTACCCTTATATGTCTTATGCCACCATCAAGAAAATCATATTTCTGGCAGTAGTGGCACCAGCGTGTTGGTCATAAAGTTCCATatgcctttttgttagttttaagatagggtttttttgtttgtttgtttttgttttgttttgggttttattgttgttgtgttttgttttgttttgttttgcttcgctctccgtgtagtcttggctgtcctggactcactttgtaaaccaggctggcctcgaactcacagggatccgtctgcctctgcctcccaagtgctgggattaaacgtgtgcaccacaacacccagcttgagatagggtttctttgtatagtcctggaacttaatatgtagaccaggctggccttgaattcacagatatctgcctgcttttgccttctgagtgctgggattaaatacttGGCTCACACAGCTTCCccaatagttttgtttgtttatactaATGTGGGATGCTGTGTGGAGAAAACCCACTTGGACTACTCAGGGGCATTTATGGTCATTATAATTCAAGGCAGCTATTCCTCTCCAAACTTATCTTCTTTAACCCATACTGAATGACCCAAAATGTACCCCTGTACCCCTTCCCCCTGGTTGGGCAGGGCACCTCTCTCTGGGATCCACCCTACACCCTGGGAGCCGCTCTGAACCAGTCTTTGAGTGGGGAAGGTAAAGGCTCTTGTGAAATCTGCTGCCTATAATCTGAGCCCGGCCCCTTTCTCTCCTTAGGGAGCTGCAGGTGGGCATCCCAGTGACGGATGAGGCAGGTCACAGGCTTGGCCACTCTGTGACTGCTGCCAAGCAGGGAATCTTCCAGGTGGTGATATCAAGAATCGGCATGGCCATTCCTGCCATGGGTGAGGCGGGGGGCGGAGCTCAGGAGGCTTGGGCAGATGAGGGGTTGAGGTTCTCAGGGGCTttgggggagaatgggaggagttgggagggaGATCTCTTCTCAGGCTCTGAGAGTTCACACCACTAACTCTCCCCCTGCCCTGCTCTCCCCTCAGCCATCCCTCCAGTGATCATGAACACTCTGGAGAAGAAAGACTTCCTGAAGGTAAACAGCTCACCTGTCCCCAatcctctctccagcctggcctgcatCTGAAGACTTGTCAccctttcctgcctccacaccttcattcattcatgaaaAAAGACTGGGCTccagggagggagaagacagaaggaagggaatGGAGTCCGTCCTGAGGAAACTATTAGATAAAGTTCAGAGGTCTCTGACATACACACGGATGACTGCCATTGGCATGCTTGATGGCGTGCCCATAATGTCACTCAGTGTCCCCCACCAGCAGGtactcatatatatgcatacaaaccAGCCAGGGAAGCAAAGCTCAGGGAAGGCAGGCTCTAGTTCATTCATCAAATCATGTATTCACAAATCAGTATTAAGCACGGACTGTGCACCAGACATGCTAAACAGAAGGAAGATGGCTGTGGACCCTGTCCCCAGGAGGCTTACAGTCTAGTACAGAAATCAACAAACAAAGGAGCAAACCGTGGGGCTTGATGAAgcctggtagtggtggcacacacctttaatcccagcactcgggaggcagaggcaggtggatcgctgtgagttccaggccagcttggtctacagagggagatcTAGGCAAGCTgtaccagagctacacagtgagaccttttctccaaaacaaaacaagcaaacaaacaaaaaccgagacaagatgaaacaaacaaaacaaacaaacatatatcaTTGTAAGTTATCAAATGTGCTTTGTAGGAAACCAATGGGGCAGTGTAGTTGTGACTATCTGGGGAGCAGTTTAGGCAAGGAGAGGCCTTGGAAGACCTGAAGAATAAGATGAGTCAGGCAAAGAGTGTCTAAGGTAGAGAGAGCAGctagtgcaaaggccctgaggcagggatAGGCTGACACATTTGAAGAGCAGCACAGTGGTTGCTGTGGCTGAAGTGGACGGAGAGGGGTGTGGCAAGGAACGAGTGTATGCCACTGTTATGACAAGAAGTGAGTGGAGACTCCAGGAAGGTTTCCTGAAGAAAGTAgcccctgggggaaaaaaaatgagataagtGAAAGATGGCCAGAGAGCATCATGGGAACCAATTCCGAGAGGCAGCAGGTCTGGCTGGGGTGGGAGGTTGCCATAagcaggtctgtctgtctgtcactggcTGGGGAGAAGCACCCAGGTGTCCAAGGGATCAGAGGTGGGCTGATGGGCTAGGACCATGGTGGGAGATGATGGATGGCAGTTAGGACAACCATAACACATGCCATTctgttgtctctctgtctccccacagcGCCGCCCCTGGCTGGGGGCGCCCCTGCAGGTGGGACTGGTAGGCTTCTGGTAAGTGTGCATTGGGTTTGATGGAGACATGTGGGAGAGACTTTATCATTTTGGGTGTGGGTGGACACTTAATACCTTTGGAATGCTTACATACAGTGCTCAGTACTATATCCAGTTgctatggatgtgtgtgtgtgtgtgtgtgtgtgtgtgtgtgtgtgtgtgtgtgttggggagttcTAGGGATTCTTGCCTTTGAAAGTTAACAgtttagagccaggcgtggtggcgcacgcctttaatcccagcactcgggaggcagaggcaggcggatcgctgtgagttcgaggccagcctggtctacaaagtgagtccaagatggccaaggctacacagagaaaccctgtctcgaaaaaccaaaaaaaaaaaagaaaaaaaaagaaagttaacagTTTAGTTGAGGAGTTTAGCCTTCATTCAGCAGAGGAAACCATACAAATAAACTCTTTGGTACATCCAGGAGTTCCATCCCATTTTATTCCTGGTTCTGCCACTTTCTGACAAGGCTTGGGAGGCTATTTCCTCAGCCAGAATCtagtatcaggactgagttttAAGGCCCTGAATGGTCCTTTGGCTCCGTTTTCCAACCTTTATGTCTGGGATAGAGCTCACAAAAACTTTCACTCCTGGAGCTATTTCCATGAGGTGGGGTATAGGGAGGAGGGAAGACTCAGACCAGTTTCATAGACCTTTCCTGTGCTCTTTTTCCCTAGCCTGGTGTTTGCCACACCCCTGTGCTGCGCTCTGTTCCCTCAGAGAAGGTGAGTGACGTCCCTGGACTGAACCAGAATTTCTGCACAGGACTCCGCATCTCAGGCCCTTAGTGTGTTTTCCAGGGAGGCCGGGAGCTGGGGGAAGGACAGTGCAGGGAAGCTGGGCCCCTGGGTCTGAGATGCTGAGCCCAGGGTACATTCATCCAGCCTGTGCTGTTCTCTTGTAGCTCCATACATGTGACCAggttggagcaggagctgagagcccAGATCCAAGCACAAAACCCCAGCGTCGATGTGGTTTACTACAACAAGGGGCTTTGAGGGGAGTCGGCCTCTGTCCCTTTCCTTACCTCCTAAGGCTGCTTCTTTGGTGCCGCCTTGCAATGCCAACACTTGTTTATCTTCCGGGTACTGGGCAGAGGGGTTCAtgtggagagcagccagtgagacCAGCAACCCCTTAGACTGGGAGAGGCACCCTGTaagcctcttctctcccctctggtTTCAAAGAGCAAGTCACAAAACCCATCCCtcacgtgcttgtgtgtgtgtgtgtgtgtgtgtgtgtgtgtgtgtgtgtgtgtgtgtgtgcagacatgtaTTTGCAACACAGGCAACTGTTTATACGTTTGGTCCTGGAAGCTAAGAGCAGAAATGCTGTTCTAGGATGTCCTGATATCTGgcttccttcctcagtctcctgCCCACCTAACTGCAAACCAGATTGAGGTGAGACTTCCTTCCCTAAACTGTTCCTCTGGCCAAGTTATTTCTCGTAGCACCATATCCTTCTGGACACAAGATAAGGCCTAGGAGCCCAGAACACAAACTGAAGGGCATCAGCAGGCCAAACAGAGTATAACTTTTCTGGTTTTGAACAGCTGGCTCTA is a window of Acomys russatus chromosome 5, mAcoRus1.1, whole genome shotgun sequence DNA encoding:
- the Sfxn3 gene encoding sideroflexin-3, with amino-acid sequence MGDLPLNINIREPRWDQSTFLGRARHFFTVTDPRNLLLSGEQLEASRNIVQNYRAGVATPGLTEDQLWRAKYVYDSAFHPDTGEKVVLIGRMSAQVPMNMTITGCMLTFYRKTPTVVFWQWVNQSFNAIVNYSNRSGDAPITVRQLGTAYVSATTGAVATALGLKSLTKHLPPLVGRFVPFAAVAAANCINIPLMRQRELQVGIPVTDEAGHRLGHSVTAAKQGIFQVVISRIGMAIPAMAIPPVIMNTLEKKDFLKRRPWLGAPLQVGLVGFCLVFATPLCCALFPQRSSIHVTRLEQELRAQIQAQNPSVDVVYYNKGL